The following coding sequences are from one Ornithodoros turicata isolate Travis chromosome 1, ASM3712646v1, whole genome shotgun sequence window:
- the LOC135379646 gene encoding uncharacterized protein LOC135379646, whose product MEVYLKSFVEQCKALAKRGFKWVQNGTEVVSKAFAICCSVDSAARLLLQNTIKFNGFYGCPWCLHPGVTVNGEVRYPVRRNVYQERDSAGAVQMMYRSSEMNTTCFGHKGPSVLMNLPGFDVIESFVPDYLHSVLLGVTRTLTKLWFDSKYSSEDFYIGAPSALSLIDRRMGKIRPPSTTGRFPRGISERKLWKAQEYRSWLLYYSLPVLGGILPRRYFMHFSLLVRAVFLLLQDTVEGADLNVAQDLLSEFVVKYNMLYGDYCMVFNVHLLPHLAKDVARWGPLWTHSTFVFESFNGVLVKFVKGNRGVAEQVLAKAMLKQAVFSYVQLRGSYVLRSYLSLLKNKKVASFAEHVSGAVLLGRGRASTCTSAERNCIRSALGRSPDNFLFFHRMVFNSTMYHSTSYKLPKRTNGTTVALHDGGFGEIQSIFVYRENSHKVAAILIREFVPFEASFFHGGHITKGQFSSLKVVPVSAISCKVINVVIDGISYVSNVANTHEIN is encoded by the coding sequence ATGGAAGTGTACCTAAAAAGTTTCGTTGAGCAGTGCAAGGCGCTTGCAAAACGTGGCTTCAAGTGGGTTCAGAATGGCACTGAAGTTGTGAGCAAGGCTTTTGCCATCTGCTGCAGTGTTGACTCGGCTGCAAGACTTCTTCTGCAGAACACGATAAAATTTAATGGATTTTATGGATGCCCTTGGTGCCTTCATCCTGGTGTGACTGTCAATGGGGAGGTCAGGTATCCAGTCAGAAGGAACGTTTATCAAGAAAGAGATTCAGCGGGAGCCGTGCAGATGATGTACCGTTCATCCGAAATGAACACAACCTGCTTTGGCCACAAAGGACCTTCAGTTCTAATGAATCTGCCCGGATTTGACGTCATTGAGTCATTTGTTCCTGATTATTTACATAGTGTCCTTCTAGGTGTAACGAGAACTCTGACTAAGCTTTGGTTCGACAGCAAGTATTCCAGCGAAGACTTCTACATTGGGGCACCCTCTGCTCTGAGCCTAATTGACAGAAGAATGGGGAAGATCAGGCCCCCGTCAACGACTGGACGCTTCCCCCGTGGTATCTCTGAAAGGAAGCTCTGGAAAGCCCAGGAATATCGCTCCTGGCTTCTGTATTATTCACTACCAGTATTGGGTGGCATATTACCCCGACGGTATTTCATGCACTTTTCATTGCTTGTGCGTGCAGTATTTCTTCTTTTGCAAGACACTGTGGAAGGAGCAGACCTGAATGTTGCACAAGACCTTCTGAGTGAGTTTGTTGTGAAGTACAACATGCTTTATGGCGACTACTGTATGGTGTTCAATGTGCACCTTCTTCCGCATTTGGCAAAGGATGTTGCTCGATGGGGACCCTTATGGACGCATTCAACATTTGTTTTTGAGTCGTTCAACGGAGTGCTTGTGAAGTTTGTTAAAGGAAACAGGGGGGTAGCAGAACAGGTGCTAGCAAAGGCAATGCTGAAACAAGCTGTGTTCTCCTATGTGCAATTAAGAGGATCATACGTACTACGATCCTACTTGAGcttactgaaaaacaagaaagTGGCATCATTTGCAGAGCATGTTTCTGGTGCTGTTCTGTTGGGCAGAGGGAGGGCATCCACGTGCACGTCAGCTGAGAGGAATTGCATTCGGTCAGCTCTTGGTAGATCGCCTGACAACTTCTTGTTTTTTCACAGAATGGTCTTtaacagcacaatgtaccacAGCACTAGTTACAAGCTACCAAAGAGAACTAATGGCACTACAGTTGCCTTACATGATGGAGGATTCGGAGAAATTCAGTCCATCTTTGTGTATCGTGAAAATTCACATAAGGTTGCTGCTATTTTAATCCGTGAGTTTGTGCCATTCGAAGCTTCCTTTTTTCATGGTGGACACATCACAAAGGGGCAGTTTTCTTCGTTGAAGGTCGTTCCAGTGAGTGCAATATCTTGTAAGGTTATAAATGTGGTTATTGATGGTATCAGTTACGTATCTAACGTTGCAAATACTCATGAGATCAACTAG